The Styela clava chromosome 13, kaStyClav1.hap1.2, whole genome shotgun sequence genome has a window encoding:
- the LOC120332167 gene encoding transmembrane protein 208-like produces the protein MAPKGKQGTKGQKQIKQENESTLQFYSYIAGGSYIPVVLFKFLWNSEGMGYTDWALLIFSTIVLAACIKVMQSMAKSNLDLSMYQGMGEHLKDILIVTAVCQMLGSFSNYFWLLWLIIPIVAFYKLWVSVLSPWFFQEAEEPTEKQKKKLEKKMMRRQ, from the coding sequence ATGGCTCCTAAAGGGAAGCAAGGAACGAAAGGGCAAAAGCAAATCAAGCAAGAAAATGAGTCAACGTTACAATTTTACAGTTACATTGCTGGAGGCTCCTATATAccagttgttttatttaaatttttgtggAATTCAGAAGGAATGGGATATACGGATTGGGcacttttaattttttccaCCATCGTATTAGCAGCATGCATAAAAGTCATGCAGTCAATGGCAAAAAGCAATTTAGATCTGAGTATGTATCAAGGTATGGGCGAACACTTGAAGGATATACTCATTGTCACTGCTGTTTGCCAGATGTTGGGGTctttttcaaactatttttgGCTTTTATGGCTGATAATACCAATTGTGGCTTTCTATAAGCTTTGGGTTAGCGTTTTGTCACCATGGTTTTTCCAAGAGGCTGAAGAACCAActgaaaaacaaaagaaaaaactggagaAAAAGATGATGAGGCGACAATAA
- the LOC120332165 gene encoding dynactin subunit 6-like, which translates to MPEADKLLKIAPDTVVCVNAEIKGDVTIGSKTIIHPKARICAQDGPIIIGEGNLIEEQSLIINKNIPGETEGQPLIIGNYNVFEVGSVCETKAVGDNNIIESKAKVGPYTKLTNGCVIGALCEVNTNEILPENTLICGEDYLRRRLNEHPQPQHQQLDYLRKILPNYHYLQKSPKKSTS; encoded by the exons ATGCCGGAAGCTG ataaattattgaaaattgccCCAGACACTGTCGTATGTGTGAATGCTGAAATCAAGGGTGATGTTACGATTGGCTCCAAGACAATAATCCATCCAAAAGCTCGAATATGTGCGCAAGATGGGCCAATTATAATTGGAGAAGGAAATCTCATTGAGGAACAGTCACTTATAATTAACAA AAATATACCAGGAGAGACAGAAGGACAACCACTCATTATAGGAaattataatgtatttgaagTTGGGTCAG ttTGCGAGACAAAAGCTGTTGGAGACAATAATATTATAGAATCAAAAG ctAAGGTTGGTCCGTACACTAAATTGACAAATGGATGTGTGATTGGTGCACTTTGTGAAGTCAACACTAACGAAATTTTACCTGAAAACACCTTAATTTGTGGAGAAGATTATTTAAGAAGACGTTTGAATGAACATCCTCAG cCTCAGCACCAGCAGCTTGATTACTTGAGAAAGATTTTACCCAACTACCATTATTTACAGAAGTCTCCTAAGAAGTCAACATCTTGA